The nucleotide window GGGGTGATTGACCTTCAATGTGTTAGAGAGGTGTTATCCCACGCCTAGTAGGTGATTTCTCCACCAGAAATTCTTCGGGGTTGTTTGTTGAATTCAAGAGGGTGGTCGGTTCCCGGAAGGATGGTGCCGTCTGGAGAGTAGGGGCCTATCTTGCTCCATGTTCCTGCCTGTTGTTCAGCGACAAATTCCATTTCCAGAATCGCTTTGGGGTTTTTATAGCCGTATTTTGAAGGGGCGATCAGCCTTAATGGAAATCCATGCGCGTCAGAAAGGGGTTTGCCATTCATACTGTGCACCAGTAGAACCCTGTCTTGATGTAATTCCTCAAGTGAAAGGTACTCTTTATATTCATCGCCGCAATGAAACACGACTCCTTTTGCGGATGCATGAGGTTGAACTTCACGTTCAAGTTCCTTTATTGAGAACCCGTTCCATTTTGCACGGGCTGACCAGCATTCTACGCACTTTAAGCGGGAAGATTGCGACCTGGAAGGAAGGGTCAGTAATTCATTCAGCGTAAATGTTTTGGGGTTCTCGCACAATCCACTCAGTTTCAACGTCCATGAGTTGGAGTTGATACGGCGCATTGGTTTCCAGAAATTGATGTAGAACGACTGGTGTTTGCCCTCTCTTGTTTTGCCAACAAAATCGGTTCCGGAAAAAGGATCAATTGTCTCGGCTCTGG belongs to Nitrospinota bacterium and includes:
- a CDS encoding molybdopterin-dependent oxidoreductase, with the protein product MREIGKISRRLFVESGIWTISLFIWHVLRGSARAETIDPFSGTDFVGKTREGKHQSFYINFWKPMRRINSNSWTLKLSGLCENPKTFTLNELLTLPSRSQSSRLKCVECWSARAKWNGFSIKELEREVQPHASAKGVVFHCGDEYKEYLSLEELHQDRVLLVHSMNGKPLSDAHGFPLRLIAPSKYGYKNPKAILEMEFVAEQQAGTWSKIGPYSPDGTILPGTDHPLEFNKQPRRISGGEITY